Proteins encoded together in one Pseudanabaena sp. BC1403 window:
- a CDS encoding chorismate lyase: protein MKLSSPLSSPPSAASTANPPLNRGIISAWNCIEEPMWQGSEADIRKGLPFNLLSPTWQMFLMGDGAPTRHLQLLTQSEISVDVVAMTSIGESDDNAPSDITAIAAPRIRRQIFLRSQQTGEIFSHATSWWSEATMQKYLKDPSLPIWVSLNQKYTELYRDLKGIYKGHCPNLAEAFGYPEIDTYWGRHYLLWHGGEPITMIYEIYSPAIGKYLGSSSL from the coding sequence ATGAAACTTTCTTCTCCTCTTTCTTCTCCTCCAAGTGCAGCCAGTACTGCAAATCCACCTCTCAATAGGGGAATCATCTCAGCATGGAATTGCATCGAAGAGCCGATGTGGCAAGGCAGCGAAGCCGACATTCGGAAAGGTTTGCCATTTAACCTGCTATCTCCAACTTGGCAAATGTTCTTGATGGGCGATGGCGCACCAACTCGACATTTACAGCTATTGACTCAATCGGAAATCTCCGTAGATGTGGTTGCCATGACTTCAATAGGGGAGAGTGATGACAATGCTCCATCGGATATTACCGCGATCGCAGCACCTCGAATTCGCCGTCAGATCTTTTTGCGATCGCAGCAAACTGGAGAGATATTTTCCCATGCAACCTCTTGGTGGTCTGAGGCAACGATGCAAAAATACCTCAAAGATCCATCTCTGCCAATTTGGGTCAGCCTTAACCAAAAGTACACAGAGCTTTACCGTGATCTCAAAGGTATTTATAAAGGACATTGTCCCAACTTAGCTGAAGCTTTTGGCTATCCTGAGATTGATACTTATTGGGGTAGGCATTACTTGTTGTGGCATGGGGGCGAGCCAATCACGATGATTTATGAGATCTATTCACCCGCGATCGGCAAATATCTTGGTTCCAGCAGCCTTTAA
- a CDS encoding YaaW family protein: protein MDELSDVLALATDEELSQIADILFRRKFNPLDYFATPPVKELQSWDRDELIEAIAKRFKFLAADGITVLRRKTSNVSYREVLERVCQHLNIKYSKNQTIEDIESELFLNLISNSWKKLSPQERSSIDDSMQAALTESDLQKSLPLDAQRNPMSLLVKGGSAIAVSTVIRSAVLTAIARQMAWHFASYQVGYEVLKAGGTAIATRLNAYVSTYLAKRGMAVAATQYTAARTVFSVITPALWGLFFADLGWRAIATNYGRIIPAIFIVAQIRLLRMS from the coding sequence ATGGACGAGTTAAGCGATGTGCTAGCGTTGGCAACCGATGAAGAGTTATCCCAAATTGCGGATATCCTTTTTCGGCGCAAGTTCAATCCCCTAGATTATTTTGCTACTCCGCCCGTTAAAGAATTACAAAGCTGGGATCGCGATGAGCTGATTGAGGCGATCGCAAAACGTTTCAAATTTCTAGCCGCCGATGGAATCACGGTTTTACGACGCAAAACTAGTAATGTCAGCTATCGAGAAGTTCTAGAGCGTGTATGCCAGCATCTAAATATCAAATATTCTAAAAATCAAACCATCGAAGATATCGAATCAGAATTATTTCTGAATCTAATTAGTAATTCATGGAAAAAGCTCTCACCTCAAGAGCGTTCTAGTATTGATGATTCGATGCAAGCAGCGCTCACTGAGTCAGATTTACAAAAGTCTTTGCCTCTTGATGCCCAGCGCAATCCTATGAGCTTATTGGTTAAAGGTGGCAGTGCGATCGCAGTTAGTACAGTGATTCGTTCAGCCGTACTAACTGCGATCGCCCGACAAATGGCATGGCATTTTGCATCTTATCAAGTTGGTTATGAGGTGCTCAAAGCAGGTGGGACAGCGATCGCAACTCGTTTAAATGCTTATGTGTCTACCTATCTTGCGAAACGGGGAATGGCTGTGGCGGCTACTCAATATACGGCAGCGCGGACTGTGTTTTCGGTGATTACACCTGCGCTCTGGGGCTTGTTTTTTGCTGATCTAGGTTGGAGAGCGATCGCCACTAATTACGGGCGAATCATTCCTGCTATTTTCATTGTTGCTCAAATAAGATTACTGAGAATGTCTTGA